One window of Jannaschia sp. CCS1 genomic DNA carries:
- a CDS encoding peptidylprolyl isomerase — MNGTFFAALRLRQMTRLWSALTFLCLGCALSAPFGGQAHAQNPFSAAVEVNDTIVTNFEIGQRIRFLQVLNAQGDLREQAIEALVNERLQLDAALAVGAEASPEAIETGLEEFAGRANLGPEQFLRQMAQEGIAPETVRDFVANGITWRNVVRARFGPTIDITEEDVERALELGTVLGGGIEILLAEIIIPVTPDNQANLESELSRLGRDVAGNVERFSEAARRFSAAPTREAGGVTGWRPLGELPEGLRDRFMQMGYAQVTDPVSLGGGQAFALFQYRGQREVTSPRLPITAIDYVTVPISGGRTPDGLAEAARLDAAVDVCNDFNGVLPGGFERHTVPPSQVPEDIALAIRTLDNHEMSTAVTRNGGTVLLAVMLCDRVSAEPEAGVDRIREQLFGQQLQRLAANYLEELRAEARINYVN, encoded by the coding sequence ATGAACGGCACCTTCTTTGCAGCACTCCGTTTGCGGCAGATGACACGGCTTTGGTCGGCACTTACTTTCCTGTGCCTGGGATGTGCCTTGTCCGCCCCCTTTGGCGGGCAGGCCCACGCACAGAACCCCTTTTCCGCCGCCGTGGAGGTGAACGACACCATCGTCACCAATTTCGAGATCGGCCAGCGCATTCGGTTCCTTCAGGTTCTCAACGCGCAAGGCGATCTGCGCGAACAGGCGATTGAGGCGCTGGTGAACGAGCGCCTGCAATTGGATGCGGCCCTGGCGGTTGGCGCGGAGGCCTCGCCGGAGGCCATCGAGACGGGTCTTGAGGAATTCGCCGGACGGGCCAATCTCGGGCCAGAGCAATTCCTGCGCCAGATGGCCCAGGAGGGCATCGCACCCGAAACCGTTCGCGATTTCGTGGCCAACGGCATCACCTGGCGCAATGTCGTGCGCGCCCGCTTTGGCCCAACCATCGATATCACCGAAGAAGATGTGGAACGCGCGCTGGAGTTGGGCACCGTGCTGGGTGGCGGGATCGAGATCCTGCTGGCCGAGATCATCATCCCCGTAACCCCGGACAACCAGGCCAACCTGGAATCGGAACTGTCTCGTCTGGGCCGGGACGTGGCCGGCAACGTGGAGCGGTTTTCGGAAGCCGCGCGCCGCTTCTCTGCCGCGCCCACGCGGGAGGCCGGGGGCGTGACCGGCTGGCGTCCTTTGGGCGAGTTGCCCGAAGGCCTGCGTGATCGGTTCATGCAGATGGGATACGCGCAGGTGACAGACCCCGTGTCACTGGGGGGCGGGCAGGCCTTCGCCCTGTTCCAGTATCGCGGCCAGCGGGAGGTGACCTCCCCGCGCCTGCCGATTACCGCGATTGATTACGTGACTGTGCCCATCTCCGGAGGGCGCACGCCAGACGGTTTGGCAGAGGCAGCGCGCCTGGATGCGGCCGTCGATGTCTGCAATGATTTCAATGGCGTCTTGCCCGGCGGGTTCGAGCGTCACACCGTTCCGCCCTCGCAGGTGCCCGAAGATATCGCGCTGGCGATCCGCACCCTCGACAACCACGAGATGTCGACGGCGGTGACGCGCAATGGCGGCACGGTATTGCTCGCCGTGATGCTCTGCGACCGGGTGTCGGCTGAGCCTGAAGCGGGCGTGGACCGGATCCGCGAACAGCTATTCGGTCAGCAATTGCAGCGTCTGGCGGCGAACTATCTGGAAGAGCTGCGCGCTGAGGCCCGCATCAATTACGTCAACTGA